The following proteins come from a genomic window of Andrena cerasifolii isolate SP2316 chromosome 6, iyAndCera1_principal, whole genome shotgun sequence:
- the Ran gene encoding RAN, member RAS oncogene family yields MAQEADMPTFKCVLVGDGGTGKTTFVKRHLTGEFEKKYVATLGVEVHPLIFHTNRGPIRFNVWDTAGQEKFGGLRDGYYIQGQCAVIMFDVTSRVTYKNVPNWHRDLVRVCENIPIVLCGNKVDIKDRKVKAKSIVFHRKKNLQYYDISAKSNYNFEKPFLWLARKLIGDPNLEFVAMPALLPPEVTMDPQWQQQIEKDLKEAQETALPEDDEDL; encoded by the exons ATGGCACAAGAAGCCGATATGCCTACTTTCAAGTGTGTTCTGGTTGGTGACGGTGGTACTGGAAAAACTACATTTGTAAAACGACACTTAACGGGGGAATTTGAGAAGAAATATGTCGCGACACTGGGCGTAGAGGTACATCCTTTGATCTTCCACACGAACCGAGGACCGATTAGATTCAATGTATGGGACACGGCTGGCCAAGAGAAATTCGGTGGCCTACGAGATGGTTATTACATTCAAGGACAATGTGCCGTCATTATGTTCGATGTTACGTCAAGAGTGACATACAAAAATGTACCCAACTGGCACAGAGACTTGGTGCGAGTTTGTGAAAATATACCTATTGTACTCTGTGGAAATAAAGTTGACATCAAGGATAGGAAAGTGAAAGCAAAGAGCATTGTTTTCCATAGGAAGAAGAACTTACAG TACTATGACATCAGTGCGAAAAGTAATTACAACTTCGAGAAACCTTTCTTATGGCTAGCACGTAAACTGATCGGAGATCCAAATCTGGAATTTGTCGCTATGCCGGCTCTTCTTCCACCCGAAGTCACCATGGATCCACAGTGGCAACAACAAATCGAGAAAGATCTCAAGGAAGCCCAGGAGACCGCGTTAccagaggatgacgaggatctTTAG
- the LOC143369688 gene encoding elongation factor Tu: MAVNCRKVIINPVLRQTMRQLFYIEHFVKHQFRSQLCAGSFLPCVTAQRFYAEKKVFARDKPHCNVGTIGHVDHGKTTLTAAITKVLSEKQLAKVKQYTDIDNAPEEKARGITINVAHIEYQTDNRHYGHTDCPGHSDYIKNMITGTAQMDGAILVVAATDGTMPQTREHLVLAKQIGIEHIVIFINKVDAADEEMTELVEMEIRDLLTEMGYDGNKVPVVKGSALCALEGKKPEIGHDAIMKLLEAVDSYIPTPIRDLDKPFLLPVENVYSIPGRGTVVTGRLERGKVKKGTDCELIGFNKVIKSTITGVEMFHQILEEAEAGDQLGALLRGLKREDVRRGMVMCKPGSIKAHDHIECQIYMLTSAEGGRNKSLNHHMHAQMFCKTWDVMSQVNLINKGLVMPGEDFTAVLKLIRPMVCEKGQRFTLRDGGRTLATGVITGLLKPLKEEERSQILEGKKKVKQEKVQV, translated from the exons ATGGCGGTTAACTGCAGGAAAGTAATTATAAATCCCG tacTCAGGCAAACGATGAGGCAGTTGTTTTATATCGAGCATTTTGTTAAACAC CAATTTCGTAGTCAGTTATGTGCCGGATCGTTTTTACCGTGCGTGACGGCACAAAGATTCTACGCCGAGAAGAAAGTGTTCGCTAGAGACAAACCGCATTGTAATGTCGGTACCATCGGTCACGTTGATCATGGAAAAACAACGTTAACCGCTGCTATCACTAAAG TCCTATCCGAGAAGCAACTAGCAAAAGTCAAACAATACACCGACATTGACAATGCCCCAGAGGAGAAGGCACGTGGTATTACTATCAATGTGGCTCACATCGAGTATCAAACGGACAATCGCCACTACGGTCACACCGATTGTCCAGGACACTCTGATTATATTAAGAATATGATTACTGGTACGGCGCAAATGGACGGAGCTATTCTTGTAGTCGCAGCCACAGATGGAACTATGCCCCAAACGAGAGAGCATTTAGTTCTAGCCAAACAAATTGGCATCGAGCACATTGTTATTTTCATTAACAAG GTGGATGCTGCAGACGAAGAAATGACCGAGttggtagaaatggagatacgaGATTTGTTGACAGAAATGGGTTACGATGGAAATAAAGTACCTGTCGTTAAAGGCAGTGCTCTTTGCGCGTTAGAAGGCAAGAAGCCGGAAATAGGACACGATGCCATAATGAAATTATTGGAAGCCGTTGATTCCTATATTCCGACTCCTATAAGAGACTTGGACAAACCTTTCTTACTACCGGTAGAAAATGTTTACTCGATCCCTGGTAGAGGAACAGTGGTTACAGGCAGATTGGAGCGTGGTAAAGTGAAAAAGGGCACCGACTGTGAATTGATCGGTTTCAATAAAGTTATCAAGAGCACCATAACGGGAGTAGAAATGTTTCATCAAATACTGGAAGAAGCAGAAGCCGGAGATCAATTGGGTGCTTTACTTAGAGGTTTGAAGAGAGAAGATGTCAGAAGAGGTATGGTAATGTGCAAACCAGGTAGCATCAAAGCTCACGATCACATCGAGTGTCAGATATACATGCTGACAAGTGCAGAAGGAGGTAGAAACAAATCCCTGAATCACCATATGCATGCTCAAATGTTTTGTAAAACATGGGATGTCATGAGCCAAGTTAATTTGATAAATAAAGGTTTAGTCATGCCTGGTGAAGATTTCAC GGCggtattaaaattaatcaggccaATGGTTTGTGAGAAGGGACAACGATTTACGTTACGTGATGGAGGAAGAACCTTGGCAACCGGAGTGATTACGGGTCTTTTGAAACCGCTGAAAGAGGAAGAGCGAAGCCAAATTCTGGAaggtaaaaagaaagtaaagcaAGAGAAGGTGCAAGTTTAA
- the Impe1 gene encoding LOW QUALITY PROTEIN: ecdysone-inducible gene E1 (The sequence of the model RefSeq protein was modified relative to this genomic sequence to represent the inferred CDS: substituted 2 bases at 2 genomic stop codons), whose product MLGNRGAIFLLCFTLNNLLAILCSPMTRSTKLGDECTRDEDCERSVVGSFCRLGYCRCLPYFAGYNDTFCLEATLLGQECLVEEQCSLKVANSGCFGDVCGCKEGFLQFRRHTCLGPAKLGEVCYEHAHCRLWQENSHCDFLIPDLFGRCQCTAPMRREKDICRLDDLVRPPPLYDQALEAQPDSVSVESDQILSPGDRRDEETGNXNTSSRHHQXSRSTRHVYLRIFAGVEISWLKNDTIFTSTNAPAALVPVNLITRPSTDNSYGDDDDSIVVEAITESAPGKLDGTDSIAWLAGPAKTDRHETSTATAVSLGLDCTCDSECRLADPYSRCIDGVCDCGSRRNASCSARTRGCAPGTFQCRSSGHCISWFFVCDGRADCADGSDERCTGVEAECPAQAFTCEKSKVCVSRAQLCDGSQDCPHSEDEIGCNNRRKCPDGAFRCNNGQCLPAYEFCNAVVSCRDGSDEPRGACRTRNRARISSRDCPFRCDNGRCRSDAITCSGRDGCGDGSDEKRCSVCRCSAFV is encoded by the exons ATGCTTGGAAATCGTGGGGCGATTTTCTTGCTGTGTTTCACGCTCAACAACTTG CTTGCGATCTTGTGTTCGCCAATGACGAGAAGCACGAAACTAGGCGACGAGTGCACCAGAGACGAAGACTGCGAGCGGAGCGTGGTCGGTAGCTTCTGTCGTCTCGGCTATTGTCGCTGTCTACCCTACTTTGCCGGGTACAATGACACATTTTGTCTCGAGG CAACACTTTTGGGACAAGAGTGCCTGGTCGAGGAGCAGTGTTCCCTGAAAGTGGCCAATAGCGGGTGTTTCGGCGATGTTTGCGGTTGTAAGGAAGGATTCCTCCAATTTCGCCGGCACACATGTTTGGGTC CGGCGAAACTCGGCGAGGTTTGCTACGAGCACGCTCACTGTCGCCTCTGGCAGGAGAATTCTCACTGCGACTTTCTGATACCTGACCTGTTCGGTCGTTGTCAGTGCACAGCGCCAATGCGACGCGAAAAGGATATCTGTCGCCTGGATGATCTCGTCAGGCCCCCGCCCCTCTACGATCAAGCTTTAGAAGCGCAGCCGGATAGCGTCAGCGTGGAAAGCGACCAAATTCTGAGCCCCGGCGATCGGCGGGACGAGGAGACAGGTAACTGAAACACCTCTTCGCGTCATCACCAGTGATCGCGGTCCACGCGACATGTCTACTTACGTATCTTTGCAGGCGTTGAAATTTCTTGGTTGAAAAACGACACGATTTTCACGTCGACGAACGCACCCGCTGCCCTGGTTCCGGTGAACCTTATCACCAGACCGTCCACGGACAATAGctacggcgacgacgacgattcCATCGTGGTCGAAGCGATTACCGAGTCCGCGCCAGGCAAGCTGGATGGTACCGATTCGATCGCGTGGTTGGCAGGACCCGCGAAAACGGATCGCCACGAAACTAGCACGGCTACTGCCGTCAGTTTGGGACTGGATTGCACTTGCGACTCGGAGTGTCGGCTAGCGGACCCGTACTCTAGGTGCATCGACGGCGTTTGCGACTGTGGCTCCCGAAGGAACGCGAGCTGCTCCGCGAGGACCAGGGGGTGCGCACCTGGGACGTTTCAGTGCAGGAGCTCCGGTCACTGTATTAGCTGGTTCTTCGTCTGCGACGGGAGAGCAGATTGCGCGGACGGATCGGACGAACGGTGCACCGGGGTCGAGGCTGAATGCCCGGCACAGGCCTTCACCTGCGAAAAGAGCAAAGTTTGCGTGTCGAGGGCGCAGCTCTGCGACGGCAGTCAAGACTGTCCGCACAGCGAGGACGAGATCGGTTGCAACAACAGGCGAA AGTGCCCCGACGGTGCGTTCAGATGCAACAACGGGCAATGCCTGCCGGCCTACGAGTTTTGCAACGCCGTGGTGTCCTGCCGAGACGGAAGCGACGAGCCGAGAGGAGCTTGCCGGACACGAAACCGCGCAAGGATCTCATCGAGGGATTGTCCGTTTAGGTGCGACAACGGAAGGTGCCGCTCGGACGCGATCACGTGCAGCGGTCGCGACGGCTGCGGCGACGGCTCTGACGAGAAACGATGCTCCGTATGCA GATGCTCGGCGTTTGTTTAA
- the LOC143369685 gene encoding uncharacterized protein LOC143369685, whose amino-acid sequence MRPTSKRSRLVECVRRRPGLVLLLLPAALLASLYVASSEVDYDFESRYPSLYKSYNVAEGTVEGYLVWNPRCQMLSKEPLDPSIRFYVKRERFESCSSEARFTRLSRDENGSAVLLLDPQATARHPGLECCWSAVLRSEKQPAGEKTNKDGNFDSSIVVKRCEKLDGGTTIRGDVEAVMVSCRVKSKGRGAARGKPIYENVHPVLNLDKVRQRLRSNASQPSSLALSRKLSVLVLGIDSVSRLNFMRTATTTEKHLLETGWVRLNGYNKMADNTFPNLMAILTGQNQAQAYSRCKPTVPYNLDQCPFLWHKFRDAGYVTGYGEDETGLNTFNYLKVGFVEPPTDYYLRPYMLACEKLLKVKKRFGLKYCTGPETSFDRILDYAVEFARTFIDLPYLGFFWTTSVSHENANGLSSMDGRLVSKLRYMEREGVLNDTMIVFLSDHGMRWGPIRNTFVGWYEERLPFLYLWLPEWFRAERPDAYSSLLVNQHRLTSPFDLYETLREVLGLSGGQADPSPACTGCRSLFGPVPRERGCSDVGISTHWCACTAFKSADPQDPLVLGGARVFLEHVDSLLDADAYRDKKGRRLCAKLHLKKLHRVDRAIDFANSTGLAFFYMIQVSPGDGKFEVTVRYHENGTYTVSDHDVSRINSYATSAKCLDRGMKQYCHCLR is encoded by the exons ATGCGTCCAACCAGCAAAAGATCGCGCTTGGTCGAGTGCGTTCGCCGACGACCCGGCCTGGTTCTGTTGCTGTTACCGGCCGCGCTTTTAGCGAGCCTGTACGTTGCCTCGTCCGAGGTGGATTACGACTTTGAGTCGCGATATCCGTCCTTGTACAAGTCGTACAACGTCGCGGAAG GAACGGTGGAGGGCTACCTGGTATGGAATCCGCGATGCCAGATGCTGTCCAAGGAGCCGCTGGACCCGTCCATTCGCTTCTACGTGAAGAGGGAAAGATTCGAGAGCTGCTCGAGCGAGGCCCGATTCACGAGACTGTCGAGGGACGAAAACGGTAGCGCGGTGCTGCTGCTCGATCCGCAAGCGACGGCACGGCATCCCGGCTTAGAGTGCTGCTGGTCGGCCGTTCTCAGATCCGAGAAACAACCGGCGGGGGAGAAGACGAATAAAGACGGCAACTTTGACTCGTCGATCGT GGTGAAACGGTGCGAGAAGTTAGACGGCGGAACGACCATACGCGGCGACGTGGAAGCGGTGATGGTGAGCTGCAGGGTGAAATCTAAAGGGCGAGGAGCGGCGAGAGGCAAGCCGATCTACGAGAACGTTCACCCTGTCCTAAACCTCGACAAAGTTCGCCAACGTTTGCGAAGCAACGCGAGCCAACCGTCTAGCCTAGCCCTGTCGAGGAAGCTGAGCGTCCTCGTGCTCGGTATCGACAGCGTCAGTCGGCTCAACTTTATGCGCACTGCAACAACCACCGAGAAGCATTTACTTGAGACAGGCTGGGTCCGTTTGAACGGATACAACAAGATGGCAGACAATACCTTCCCGAACCTGATGGCGATACTGACCGGTCAAAATCAAGCTCAGGCTTACTCGAGATGCAAGCCGACCGTCCCATACAACTTGGACCAATGTCCCTTTTTGTGGCACAAGTTCCGCGACGCCGGCTACGTGACCGGTTACGGCGAAGACGAGACCGGGCTCAACACCTTCAACTATCTTAAAGTCGGTTTCGTCGAACCGCCGACCGACTATTACCTTCGGCCGTACATGCTCGCCTGCGAGAAGCTTCTTAAGGTGAAGAAAAG ATTCGGCCTAAAGTATTGCACCGGACCCGAGACCAGCTTCGATAGAATCCTCGACTACGCGGTCGAGTTCGCGCGGACCTTTATCGATCTGCCGTACTTGGGTTTCTTCTGGACGACCAGCGTCAGCCATGAAAACGCCAACGGGCTCTCCTCGATGGACGGTCGACTGGTGAGCAAGCTAAGGTACATGGAACGCGAGGGCGTGCTCAACGACACGATGATCGTGTTCCTGAGCGATCACGGGATGCGATGGGGACCGATCAGAAACACTTTTGTCGGCTGGTACGAGGAGAGGCTACCCTTCCTCTATCTCTGGCTGCCAGAGTGGTTTCGAGCTGAGCGGCCGGACGCGTATTCGTCGCTGCTCGTCAATCAACATCGGCTCACCTCGCCGTTCGACCTCTACGAGACGCTCCGAGAGGTACTGGGCTTGTCGGGCGGTCAGGCGGACCCCTCGCCGGCCTGTACCGGATGCCGGAGCCTGTTCGGCCCGGTGCCGCGGGAGAGAGGTTGCTCCGACGTCGGCATCTCCACACACTGGTGCGCCTGCACCGCCTTCAAGTCCGCCGACCCCCAAGATCCGCTGGTTCTCGGAGGAGCTCGAGTCTTCCTCGAGCACGTGGACAGCCTCCTCGACGCCGATGCGTACAGGGACAAAAAGGGTAGACGGCTATGCGCGAAACTTCACCTCAAGAAACTCCATCGCGTGGATCGCGCCATCGACTTTGCGAACTCCACCGGCCTCGCCTTCTTTTACATGATTCAAGTCAGCCCCGGGGATGGCAAGTTCGAGGTCACTGTGCGATACCACGAGAACGGCACTTACACCGTGTCTGACCACGATGTCAGTAGGATCAACTCTTACGCTACATCCGCCAAGTGTCTCGATCGTGGAATGAAACAGTATTGTCACTGTCTCAGATAG